The Streptomyces achromogenes genome window below encodes:
- a CDS encoding DUF6980 family protein, with product MIEHCCDAMNSQVNHRCEVHPDPFACPDALVRFVPRFREYGLIIHDGGTATSGIAHCPWCGARLPASQRDRWFDELEARGIDPWEDEVPPEFEDERWLRAGGGAAAG from the coding sequence GTGATCGAACACTGTTGTGACGCGATGAACAGTCAGGTGAATCACCGGTGCGAGGTGCACCCCGACCCTTTCGCGTGTCCCGACGCGCTGGTGCGGTTCGTGCCCAGGTTCCGGGAGTACGGACTGATCATCCATGACGGGGGCACCGCGACCAGCGGGATCGCCCACTGCCCGTGGTGCGGGGCTCGGCTGCCCGCCTCGCAGCGGGACCGGTGGTTCGACGAGCTGGAGGCGCGGGGGATCGACCCGTGGGAGGACGAGGTTCCTCCGGAGTTCGAGGACGAACGGTGGCTGCGGGCGGGCGGCGGTGCCGCGGCAGGGTGA
- the lpdA gene encoding dihydrolipoyl dehydrogenase: MAEQDERFDVVVLGAGPGGYVAAVRAAQLGKRVAVVEEKYWGGVCLNVGCIPTKALLRNAELAHIFTREAKTFGIKVDGQVSFDYGEAYRRSRKVADGRVKGVHYLMKKNKITEFDGRGTFVDDHTLTVTGGDGETRTIGFDTCIIATGATPRLLPGTRRTARVVTYEEQILADDLPRSIVVAGAGAIGIEFAYVLHNYGVKVTIVEFLDRMAPLEDAEISAELARQYRKLGIDVLTSTRVDSIDESGPRVRVTVTGKDGAQQVLETDKVLQAIGFAPNVTGFGLENTGVAVTERGAIDVDGRCRTSVPHIYAIGDVTAKLMLAHTAEAMGVVAAETLAGAETMELDYAMIPRATYCQPQIASFGYTEAQARERGHDVKVAKFPFTANGKAHGLGDVTGFVKLISDARYGELLGGHLIGPDVTELLPELTLAQQWDLTVHEVARNVHAHPTLGEAVKEAVHGLAGHMINM; encoded by the coding sequence ATGGCCGAGCAGGACGAACGCTTCGACGTCGTGGTCCTCGGCGCCGGCCCCGGCGGCTACGTCGCCGCGGTCCGCGCCGCCCAACTGGGCAAGCGCGTCGCCGTAGTCGAGGAGAAGTACTGGGGCGGCGTCTGTCTCAACGTGGGCTGCATCCCCACCAAGGCCCTCCTGCGCAACGCCGAACTCGCCCACATCTTCACCCGCGAGGCGAAGACCTTCGGCATCAAGGTCGACGGACAGGTCTCCTTCGACTACGGCGAGGCCTACCGCCGCAGCCGCAAGGTCGCCGACGGCAGGGTCAAGGGCGTCCACTACCTGATGAAGAAGAACAAGATCACCGAGTTCGACGGCCGCGGCACGTTCGTGGACGACCACACCCTCACGGTGACCGGCGGCGACGGCGAGACCCGCACCATCGGTTTCGACACGTGCATCATCGCCACCGGAGCCACGCCCAGACTGCTCCCCGGCACCAGGCGCACCGCCCGCGTGGTCACGTACGAGGAGCAGATCCTCGCCGACGACCTCCCGCGGTCGATCGTCGTCGCGGGCGCCGGGGCGATCGGCATCGAGTTCGCGTACGTCCTGCACAACTACGGCGTGAAGGTCACGATCGTCGAGTTCCTGGACCGTATGGCGCCCCTGGAGGACGCCGAGATCTCCGCCGAACTCGCCCGCCAGTACCGCAAGCTGGGCATCGACGTGCTCACCTCCACCCGTGTCGACTCCATCGACGAGTCCGGCCCCCGGGTCCGCGTCACCGTCACCGGCAAGGACGGCGCCCAGCAGGTCCTCGAGACCGACAAGGTCCTCCAGGCGATCGGCTTCGCCCCGAACGTCACCGGATTCGGCCTGGAGAACACCGGGGTCGCGGTCACCGAACGCGGCGCGATCGACGTCGACGGCCGCTGCCGCACCTCGGTCCCGCACATCTACGCCATCGGCGACGTCACCGCGAAGCTCATGCTCGCGCACACCGCCGAGGCGATGGGCGTCGTCGCCGCCGAGACCCTCGCCGGCGCGGAGACCATGGAACTGGACTACGCCATGATCCCGCGCGCCACCTACTGCCAGCCGCAGATCGCCAGCTTCGGGTACACCGAGGCCCAGGCCCGGGAGCGCGGCCACGACGTCAAGGTGGCGAAGTTCCCGTTCACCGCGAACGGCAAGGCGCACGGCCTCGGCGACGTCACCGGCTTCGTGAAGCTGATCAGCGACGCCCGGTACGGCGAGCTGCTCGGCGGCCACCTCATCGGCCCCGACGTCACCGAACTCCTGCCCGAGCTCACGCTGGCCCAGCAGTGGGACCTCACCGTCCACGAGGTCGCCCGCAACGTCCACGCCCACCCGACGCTGGGCGAGGCCGTCAAGGAGGCGGTGCACGGCCTGGCCGGACACATGATCAACATGTAG
- a CDS encoding DUF7144 family membrane protein: MSAHPPAGDPHGEIGSAWSAPRGGPRPPEPGHGRLGDGIVFAGVLMLCGGVLAVLQGVAAIAEDDVYARIGSYVYELSLTGWGWIHLALGVLAAATGAALLRGMTWARFTGVFLAALSLVLQFLFLPYEPLWSVVVMAIDAFVIWSLVSWQERGAAQGTPR, translated from the coding sequence ATGAGCGCGCACCCCCCGGCCGGCGACCCGCACGGCGAGATCGGCAGCGCCTGGTCCGCGCCGCGCGGCGGGCCGCGCCCGCCGGAGCCGGGCCACGGGCGGCTGGGCGACGGCATCGTCTTCGCCGGCGTCCTGATGCTCTGCGGCGGGGTGCTCGCCGTCCTCCAGGGCGTCGCGGCCATCGCCGAGGACGACGTCTACGCCCGTATCGGCTCCTACGTCTACGAGCTCAGCCTGACCGGCTGGGGCTGGATCCACCTCGCGCTCGGCGTCCTCGCCGCAGCGACCGGGGCGGCCCTGCTCAGGGGGATGACCTGGGCCCGCTTCACCGGCGTCTTCCTCGCCGCGCTGAGCCTCGTCCTGCAGTTCCTGTTCCTGCCGTACGAGCCGCTGTGGTCGGTCGTCGTCATGGCGATCGACGCCTTCGTGATTTGGTCGCTGGTCTCCTGGCAGGAGCGCGGAGCGGCCCAGGGCACACCACGTTGA
- a CDS encoding AlkA N-terminal domain-containing protein produces MQNGMHTDRERCVRAVRSKDARFDGWFFTAVLTTGIYCRPSCPAVPPKPENMVFRPSAAACQQAGFRACKRCRPDTSPGSPEWNLRADLVARAMRLIADGVVDREGVPGLAARLGYSTRQIERQLVGELGAGPLALARAQRAQTARLLIETTGLSMADVAFAAGFASVRTFNDTVREVFALAPSALRAGVPRKNAPAHPATPGTLALRLPFRAPLNPDNLFGHLAATGVPGVEEWRDGAFRRTLRLPYGHGVVALTPNADHIGCRLTLSDLRDLTVAISRCRRMLDLDADPVAVDEQLRTDPLLAPLVDKAPGRRVPRTVDEAEFAVRAVLGQQVSTAAARTHAARLVTAHGDPVDDPEGGLTHLFPTPEALAELDPGSLAMPRTRRATFTTLVRELAAGTLRLGAESDWPEARARLLALPGFGPWTTDVIAMRALGDPDAFLPTDLGIRRAAQELGLPSTPAALTARAAAWRPWRAYAVQYLWATDSHPINFLPV; encoded by the coding sequence ATGCAGAACGGCATGCACACCGACCGCGAACGCTGCGTGCGCGCCGTCCGGTCCAAGGACGCGCGCTTCGACGGCTGGTTCTTCACGGCAGTCCTGACCACCGGGATCTACTGCCGGCCGAGCTGCCCGGCGGTACCGCCCAAACCGGAGAACATGGTGTTCCGGCCGAGCGCCGCAGCCTGCCAGCAGGCCGGCTTCCGCGCCTGCAAGCGCTGCCGGCCCGACACCAGCCCCGGCTCCCCGGAGTGGAACCTGCGGGCCGACCTGGTCGCGCGGGCCATGCGGCTGATCGCGGACGGCGTCGTCGACCGCGAGGGCGTTCCCGGACTCGCCGCCAGGCTCGGATACAGCACCCGCCAGATCGAACGTCAACTCGTCGGCGAACTCGGCGCGGGACCCCTGGCGTTGGCCCGCGCCCAGCGCGCCCAGACCGCCCGCCTCCTCATCGAGACCACCGGACTCTCCATGGCGGACGTCGCGTTCGCCGCCGGTTTCGCCTCCGTGCGCACCTTCAACGACACCGTGCGCGAGGTGTTCGCCCTCGCTCCGAGCGCACTGCGCGCCGGCGTCCCGCGCAAGAACGCCCCCGCCCACCCGGCGACGCCCGGAACGCTCGCCCTGCGCCTCCCCTTCCGCGCACCCCTCAACCCCGACAACCTGTTCGGGCACCTCGCCGCGACCGGCGTCCCCGGCGTGGAGGAGTGGCGGGACGGCGCGTTCCGGCGCACGCTGCGGCTGCCGTACGGGCACGGAGTGGTGGCGCTCACCCCGAACGCCGACCACATCGGCTGCCGTCTCACCCTCAGCGACCTGCGCGATCTCACCGTGGCCATCAGCCGCTGCCGGCGGATGCTGGACCTGGACGCCGACCCGGTCGCCGTCGACGAGCAGCTGCGCACCGACCCGCTGCTCGCGCCCCTGGTGGACAAGGCGCCCGGCCGGCGGGTGCCGCGCACGGTCGACGAGGCGGAGTTCGCCGTCCGCGCCGTGCTGGGCCAGCAGGTGTCGACCGCGGCCGCGCGCACCCACGCCGCCCGCCTGGTCACCGCCCACGGCGACCCGGTGGACGATCCCGAGGGCGGCCTCACCCACCTCTTCCCGACCCCCGAGGCCCTGGCCGAGCTCGATCCCGGGTCCCTCGCCATGCCCCGCACCCGCCGTGCCACCTTCACCACCCTGGTGCGCGAACTCGCCGCCGGAACCCTGCGTCTCGGCGCGGAGAGCGACTGGCCCGAAGCCCGCGCGAGGCTCCTCGCGCTGCCCGGCTTCGGGCCCTGGACCACCGACGTCATCGCGATGCGCGCCCTCGGCGACCCCGACGCCTTCCTGCCCACCGACCTCGGAATCCGGCGCGCCGCACAGGAGTTGGGCCTGCCCTCGACGCCGGCGGCGCTCACCGCGCGGGCGGCGGCCTGGCGCCCCTGGCGCGCGTACGCCGTCCAGTACCTCTGGGCGACCGACAGCCACCCGATCAACTTCCTTCCGGTATAA
- a CDS encoding methylated-DNA--[protein]-cysteine S-methyltransferase has translation MKHYTIIDSPYGPLTLVADDGVLCGLYMADQRHRPPEENFGSRDDTRFGAAEEQLTAYFAGELTEFTLELHLHGTPFQRSVWAGLRAIPYGETRSYGELAEALGSPGASRAVGLANGRNPIGIIVPCHRVIGAGGGLTGYGGGLHRKRRLLDFESGATTAGRTLF, from the coding sequence GTGAAGCACTACACGATCATCGACAGCCCGTACGGCCCGCTCACCCTCGTCGCCGACGACGGGGTCCTGTGCGGCCTCTACATGGCCGACCAGCGCCACCGGCCGCCCGAGGAGAATTTCGGCTCCCGGGACGACACGCGCTTCGGCGCCGCAGAGGAGCAGCTGACGGCCTATTTCGCGGGCGAGCTGACGGAGTTCACCCTCGAACTGCACCTGCACGGAACGCCGTTCCAACGCAGTGTCTGGGCCGGGCTGCGCGCGATCCCGTACGGCGAGACCCGCAGCTACGGCGAGCTCGCCGAAGCCCTCGGCAGTCCGGGCGCCTCCCGTGCGGTGGGCCTGGCCAACGGCCGGAACCCCATCGGCATCATCGTGCCCTGCCACCGCGTGATCGGCGCCGGCGGCGGCCTCACCGGCTACGGCGGCGGCCTGCACCGCAAACGCCGGCTGCTGGACTTCGAGAGCGGCGCCACCACGGCCGGGCGGACCCTGTTCTAG
- a CDS encoding SIR2 family NAD-dependent protein deacylase: protein MSKPLVAILSGAGISTDSGIPDYRGPNGLWRRDPEAEKLVTYEYYMGAPEIRRRSWQMRRTSQALKAEPNAAHLAVAELERSGIPVRVITQNVDGLHQLAGVPARKVLELHGTARSVVCTSCRARGPMEDALARLEAGEEDPPCPECGGILKSATVMFGERLDPVVLGEALAISKACTVFIAVGTSLRVQPAAGLAGVAADHGARLVIVNAEPTPYDDIADEVVREPIGTALPQLLRSLERESA, encoded by the coding sequence ATGAGCAAGCCCCTTGTCGCCATCCTCAGCGGTGCAGGCATCTCCACCGATTCCGGCATCCCTGACTACCGCGGTCCGAACGGGCTGTGGCGGCGGGATCCGGAGGCGGAGAAGCTCGTCACCTACGAGTACTACATGGGCGCCCCGGAGATCCGGCGGCGCTCGTGGCAGATGCGGCGCACGAGCCAGGCCCTGAAGGCCGAGCCGAACGCCGCGCATCTGGCCGTCGCCGAGCTGGAGCGGTCCGGGATCCCCGTTCGGGTGATCACCCAGAACGTGGACGGGCTCCACCAACTCGCCGGCGTGCCCGCCCGCAAGGTCCTGGAGCTGCACGGCACCGCCCGCAGCGTCGTGTGCACGAGCTGCCGTGCCCGCGGGCCGATGGAGGACGCCTTAGCCCGCCTCGAGGCCGGCGAGGAGGACCCGCCCTGCCCGGAGTGCGGCGGGATCCTCAAGTCGGCCACCGTCATGTTCGGCGAACGGCTCGACCCGGTCGTCCTCGGCGAGGCGCTGGCGATCAGCAAGGCCTGCACCGTGTTCATCGCCGTCGGCACCAGTCTGCGCGTCCAGCCCGCCGCGGGACTCGCCGGCGTCGCCGCCGATCACGGAGCCCGCCTGGTCATCGTCAACGCCGAGCCGACCCCGTACGACGACATCGCCGACGAAGTGGTCCGCGAGCCCATCGGCACCGCCCTGCCCCAGCTCCTGCGAAGCCTGGAGAGGGAGAGCGCGTAG
- a CDS encoding type II toxin-antitoxin system VapB family antitoxin, giving the protein MAKVSVSLDAELVVEVMVLTGVGSPQDAVELVVRDYIERGHRTEARTAARDEALRDVDGRQPDVEG; this is encoded by the coding sequence ATGGCCAAGGTATCCGTCTCGCTCGATGCCGAACTCGTCGTCGAGGTCATGGTGCTCACCGGTGTGGGCAGCCCGCAGGACGCCGTCGAGCTGGTCGTGCGCGACTACATCGAGCGCGGTCACCGCACGGAGGCCCGTACCGCCGCCCGCGACGAGGCGCTGCGGGACGTGGACGGCAGGCAGCCCGACGTCGAGGGGTGA
- a CDS encoding NUDIX domain-containing protein: MTASSTPDYAAYVASLPRVLAGAAALFRDARGRVLLVEPNYRAGWALPGGTIESDEGESPRRGARRETLEEIGLDRELGRLLAVDWVLGPDRPPLVAYVYDGGVLDENDLGAIRLQESELLSWRLVPREELTGHLLGELGHRVLAALDALADGSVTAELENGRPAR, translated from the coding sequence ATGACCGCCTCCAGCACGCCCGACTATGCCGCGTACGTCGCCTCCCTGCCCCGCGTCCTGGCCGGAGCCGCCGCGCTGTTCCGCGACGCGCGGGGGCGGGTCCTGCTCGTCGAGCCGAACTACCGGGCCGGCTGGGCCCTTCCGGGTGGCACGATCGAGTCCGACGAGGGCGAGAGCCCCCGGCGGGGCGCGCGGCGCGAGACGCTCGAGGAGATCGGGCTCGACCGCGAGCTCGGCCGGCTGCTCGCGGTGGACTGGGTGCTCGGCCCGGACCGTCCGCCGCTGGTGGCGTACGTCTACGACGGCGGGGTCCTCGACGAGAACGACCTCGGGGCGATCCGGCTGCAGGAGTCGGAGCTGCTGTCCTGGCGGCTGGTGCCGCGCGAGGAGCTCACCGGCCATCTGCTGGGAGAGCTGGGCCACCGGGTGCTGGCCGCGCTGGACGCCTTGGCCGACGGCTCGGTGACGGCCGAGCTGGAGAACGGCCGTCCGGCACGCTGA
- a CDS encoding glycerate kinase, which yields MLVAADKFKGSLTAVEVAERVTAGLRRAVPDVEVEALPVADGGDGTVAAAVAAGFTRREVRVAGPLGQEVTAAFAVRGDTAVVEMAEASGLQRLPAGVLTPLTASTYGSGELLRAALDAGVRTIVFGVGGSATTDGGAGMLSALGARFLDEDGEPVAPGGGGLARLARADLSALDPRLAAVELVLASDVDNPLTGPKGAPAVYGPQKGASPDDVETLDAALAHYARVLEASVGARAAEYADAPGAGAAGGIGYGALLMGARFRAGIEVMLDVLGFAPALERAELVITGEGSLDEQTLHGKAPAGVAAAARAAGKEVVAVCGRLALPPAELGRAGIRRAYPLTDVEPDVATCIADAGPILERVAERIGRDFLS from the coding sequence GTGCTCGTGGCCGCGGACAAGTTCAAGGGCTCGCTGACGGCCGTGGAGGTCGCCGAGCGGGTGACGGCCGGGCTGCGCCGGGCCGTGCCGGACGTCGAGGTGGAGGCCCTGCCCGTCGCGGACGGCGGCGACGGGACGGTGGCCGCGGCGGTCGCGGCCGGGTTCACCCGCCGGGAGGTGCGGGTCGCCGGGCCGCTCGGCCAGGAGGTGACGGCCGCGTTCGCCGTGCGCGGCGACACCGCGGTGGTGGAGATGGCGGAGGCGAGCGGACTGCAACGGCTCCCGGCCGGCGTCCTCACCCCGCTCACGGCGTCGACGTACGGCTCGGGCGAGCTGCTGCGGGCCGCGCTGGACGCGGGTGTGCGCACGATCGTGTTCGGCGTCGGCGGCAGCGCGACCACGGACGGCGGCGCGGGCATGCTCTCGGCGCTCGGCGCGCGGTTCCTCGACGAGGACGGCGAGCCGGTGGCGCCGGGCGGCGGCGGCCTCGCGCGGCTGGCCCGCGCGGACCTCTCGGCGCTGGACCCCCGCCTCGCCGCCGTGGAACTGGTGCTGGCGAGCGACGTCGACAACCCGCTGACCGGGCCCAAGGGCGCGCCGGCGGTGTACGGGCCGCAGAAGGGCGCCTCGCCGGACGACGTCGAGACGCTGGACGCGGCGCTCGCGCACTACGCGCGCGTGCTCGAGGCGTCGGTCGGGGCGCGGGCCGCCGAGTACGCCGACGCGCCGGGCGCCGGCGCGGCGGGCGGCATCGGCTACGGGGCGCTGCTGATGGGCGCCCGCTTCCGCGCCGGGATCGAGGTCATGCTCGACGTGCTGGGCTTCGCGCCGGCGCTCGAGCGGGCCGAGCTGGTGATCACCGGGGAGGGCTCGCTGGACGAGCAGACCCTGCACGGCAAGGCGCCCGCGGGCGTCGCCGCCGCGGCCCGGGCCGCCGGCAAGGAGGTCGTCGCCGTCTGCGGCCGCCTCGCACTGCCGCCCGCGGAGCTGGGCCGGGCGGGCATCCGCCGGGCGTATCCGCTGACCGACGTCGAGCCGGACGTCGCCACGTGCATCGCGGACGCCGGCCCGATCCTGGAGCGCGTCGCGGAGCGGATCGGCCGCGACTTCCTGAGCTGA
- the pssA gene encoding CDP-diacylglycerol--serine O-phosphatidyltransferase, protein MPEADEVDDEEEMPLSLRLSIADTLTLGNATCGFMAVYFTTTGILIPHLTGSQESGMARHSAATAVILMLCAAIFDLFDGLVARKLRSSPMGAELDNLSDLISFGLAPAYFVLVYGMVADDAHQRVAAVGAIVVLLAVVLRLARFSCVTVKDGTFQGMPSPFGALTVVSIVLLGLPFEATLMAILGTAWLMVSRVEYPKPRGRLAGAVLIWIVLSMGLLAAWAFDAPSGQLLLQTGCALQLVMGAVIPLFATARRVNNFRGNRREARAGQLP, encoded by the coding sequence GTGCCCGAGGCCGACGAGGTGGACGACGAAGAGGAGATGCCGCTCTCCCTGCGTCTGTCGATAGCGGACACCCTCACCCTCGGCAACGCCACGTGCGGCTTCATGGCGGTGTACTTCACCACCACCGGCATCCTGATCCCGCACCTCACCGGCAGCCAGGAATCCGGCATGGCCCGCCACAGCGCGGCCACGGCGGTCATCCTGATGCTCTGCGCGGCGATCTTCGACCTCTTCGACGGCCTGGTCGCGCGCAAGCTGCGCTCCTCCCCGATGGGCGCGGAGCTGGACAACCTGTCGGACCTGATCAGCTTCGGTCTGGCGCCGGCGTACTTCGTCCTGGTCTACGGCATGGTCGCCGACGACGCCCACCAGCGGGTGGCGGCGGTCGGCGCGATCGTGGTCCTGCTGGCGGTGGTGCTCAGGCTCGCGAGATTCTCGTGCGTCACCGTCAAGGACGGCACCTTCCAGGGCATGCCGTCTCCGTTCGGCGCACTCACGGTCGTCTCGATCGTGCTGCTCGGCCTGCCGTTCGAGGCGACCCTGATGGCCATCCTGGGCACCGCCTGGCTGATGGTGAGCCGGGTCGAGTACCCGAAGCCGCGGGGGCGCCTGGCCGGGGCGGTGCTCATCTGGATCGTGCTGTCGATGGGCCTTCTGGCGGCCTGGGCGTTCGACGCCCCGAGCGGTCAGCTCCTGCTCCAGACGGGCTGCGCGCTGCAGCTGGTCATGGGCGCGGTCATCCCGCTGTTCGCCACGGCACGCCGGGTGAACAACTTTCGCGGCAACCGCCGCGAGGCCCGCGCGGGGCAGCTGCCGTAG
- a CDS encoding phosphatidylserine decarboxylase, producing MPHSQTSAHRDSLVGARLARGASPWLLPTVATAAVSLLRARRSGAAKAVAVPATALAAGMLWFFRDPEREIAEGRVISPADGVVQSIMPWKDGRTRVAIFMSPLNVHVNRAPLAGTVTSVEHIPGGFVPAFNKESENNERVVWHFDTELGDIEMIQIAGAVARRIVPYIPEGTKVEQGERIGLIRFGSRVDIYLPEGVDVAVEVGQKTVAGVTRIDRD from the coding sequence ATGCCCCACAGCCAAACCTCTGCACACCGCGACAGCCTGGTAGGCGCACGCCTCGCGCGCGGAGCATCGCCGTGGCTTCTGCCGACCGTCGCCACCGCAGCCGTCAGCCTCCTGCGCGCCCGCCGCTCGGGTGCCGCCAAGGCCGTCGCCGTGCCCGCCACCGCTCTCGCGGCGGGCATGCTGTGGTTCTTCCGCGACCCCGAGCGAGAGATCGCGGAGGGCCGGGTCATCTCCCCCGCCGACGGTGTGGTGCAGAGCATCATGCCGTGGAAGGACGGGCGCACCCGGGTCGCGATCTTCATGAGCCCGCTCAACGTCCACGTCAACCGCGCGCCGCTGGCCGGCACCGTGACGTCGGTCGAGCACATCCCCGGCGGATTCGTGCCGGCGTTCAACAAGGAGAGCGAGAACAACGAGCGCGTCGTCTGGCACTTCGACACCGAGCTCGGTGACATCGAGATGATCCAGATCGCCGGAGCCGTGGCCCGCCGCATCGTCCCCTACATCCCCGAGGGCACGAAGGTCGAGCAGGGCGAGCGGATCGGCCTGATCCGCTTCGGCTCGCGCGTCGACATCTACCTGCCCGAGGGCGTGGACGTCGCGGTCGAGGTAGGGCAGAAGACCGTGGCAGGGGTGACTCGCATTGACCGTGATTGA
- a CDS encoding acyl-CoA dehydrogenase family protein, with protein MARLAQTAGLTDIQQEILSTVRDFVDKEIIPVATELEHRDEYPQQIVDGLKELGLFGLMIPEEYGGLGESLLTYALCVEEIARGWMSVSGIINTHFIVAYMLKQHGTQEQKDHYLPRMAAGDIRGAFSMSEPGLGSDVSAITSKAVKDGEEYVLNGQKMWLTNGGTSSLVAVLVRSDEGHPEGTAPHKSMTTFLIEKEPGFGEVRPGLTIPGKIDKMGYKGVDTTELIMDGLRLSPDRVLGGVTGRGFYQMMDGVEVGRVNVAARGCGVAQRAFELGVRYAQQRHTFGKPIAQHQAIQFKLAEMATKVEAAHAMMVNAARKKDSGERNDLEAGMAKYLASEYCKEVVEDSFRIHGGYGFSKEYEIERLYREAPMLLIGEGTAEIQKMIIGRRLLEEYRFQG; from the coding sequence ATGGCGCGCCTCGCCCAGACCGCCGGTCTGACCGACATCCAGCAGGAGATCCTCTCCACGGTCCGCGACTTCGTGGACAAGGAGATCATCCCGGTCGCCACCGAGCTGGAGCACCGCGACGAGTACCCGCAGCAGATCGTCGACGGCCTCAAGGAGTTGGGCCTGTTCGGTCTGATGATCCCCGAGGAGTACGGCGGTCTGGGCGAGTCGCTCCTCACCTACGCCCTGTGCGTCGAGGAGATCGCCCGCGGCTGGATGTCGGTCTCCGGCATCATCAACACCCACTTCATCGTGGCGTACATGCTCAAGCAGCACGGCACCCAGGAGCAGAAGGACCACTACCTGCCGCGCATGGCGGCCGGCGACATCCGGGGCGCGTTCTCGATGTCGGAGCCGGGTCTCGGCTCCGACGTGTCGGCGATCACGTCGAAGGCGGTGAAGGACGGTGAGGAGTACGTCCTCAACGGCCAGAAGATGTGGCTGACGAACGGCGGAACGTCGTCCCTGGTGGCCGTTCTCGTGCGAAGTGACGAAGGACACCCCGAGGGCACGGCGCCCCACAAGTCGATGACCACCTTCCTCATCGAGAAGGAGCCCGGCTTCGGCGAGGTCCGCCCCGGCCTGACCATCCCGGGCAAGATCGACAAGATGGGCTACAAGGGCGTCGACACCACCGAGCTCATCATGGACGGCCTGCGGCTTTCCCCCGATCGCGTGCTCGGCGGGGTCACCGGCCGCGGTTTTTACCAAATGATGGACGGCGTCGAGGTGGGTCGCGTGAATGTCGCGGCGCGTGGCTGCGGCGTCGCTCAGCGTGCCTTCGAGCTGGGCGTCCGGTACGCCCAGCAGCGCCACACCTTCGGCAAGCCGATCGCCCAGCACCAGGCCATCCAGTTCAAGCTGGCCGAGATGGCTACCAAGGTCGAGGCCGCGCATGCGATGATGGTGAACGCCGCACGCAAAAAGGACTCCGGAGAACGAAACGACCTCGAGGCAGGGATGGCGAAGTACCTCGCCTCCGAGTACTGCAAGGAGGTCGTGGAGGACTCCTTCCGTATCCACGGGGGCTACGGTTTCTCCAAGGAGTACGAGATCGAGCGCCTCTACCGCGAGGCCCCGATGTTGCTGATCGGTGAAGGCACCGCCGAAATCCAGAAAATGATCATCGGGCGCCGGTTGCTCGAGGAGTATCGGTTCCAGGGCTGA
- a CDS encoding MaoC family dehydratase, whose amino-acid sequence MQFGRTYEEFEVGATYKHWPGKTVTEYDDHLFCLLTMNHHPLHMDTNYAEKTTDFGKNVVVGNYIYSLLLGMSVPDISGKAIANLEIESLRHVAPTFHGDTLYGQTTVLDKWPSKSKNDRGIVYVETKGYKQDGTLVCVFRRKVMVPTETYIKERGGEQPGRPELNDPSEKTEK is encoded by the coding sequence ATGCAGTTCGGACGCACCTACGAGGAGTTCGAGGTCGGGGCGACGTACAAGCACTGGCCGGGAAAGACGGTCACCGAGTACGACGACCACCTGTTCTGTCTCCTCACCATGAACCACCACCCGCTCCACATGGACACGAACTACGCCGAGAAGACGACCGACTTCGGCAAGAACGTCGTCGTGGGCAACTACATCTACTCGCTGCTGCTCGGCATGTCCGTGCCCGACATCTCCGGCAAGGCGATCGCCAACCTGGAGATCGAGTCGCTGCGGCACGTGGCCCCGACCTTCCACGGCGACACGCTGTACGGCCAGACGACCGTGCTGGACAAGTGGCCGTCGAAGTCGAAGAACGACCGCGGCATCGTCTACGTCGAGACCAAGGGCTACAAGCAGGACGGCACGCTGGTCTGCGTGTTCCGCCGCAAGGTCATGGTGCCGACCGAGACGTACATCAAGGAGCGCGGCGGCGAGCAGCCGGGCCGCCCGGAGCTGAACGACCCTTCGGAAAAGACGGAGAAGTAG